A DNA window from Bacillus sp. E(2018) contains the following coding sequences:
- a CDS encoding DUF624 domain-containing protein, whose amino-acid sequence MNGVMERINVLCDWLLKLVLIQFYWVLFSLIGLIAFGLIPSTMAMFSVTRQLVINGGDVPLFQTFKKNFLQQFWKGTAVGAMLLITSVILYVDYRFFIDHPSLSSIVFLILVISFCLSIFACFLFPVYAHFEVGVWEGMKKSTFICLSHLHYGFIAWVGTGMLITLYLLFSGLLILVGGSTIAMFLTYIGQKVFKTIEKKYYSLNKEANELT is encoded by the coding sequence TTGAACGGTGTCATGGAAAGAATTAATGTGCTTTGTGATTGGCTGTTAAAGCTCGTATTGATTCAATTCTACTGGGTACTTTTTTCACTTATAGGGTTGATCGCCTTCGGACTCATTCCGTCCACGATGGCCATGTTTTCAGTGACAAGACAACTCGTAATTAATGGAGGAGATGTTCCTCTTTTTCAAACGTTTAAGAAAAACTTCCTCCAACAATTTTGGAAAGGTACAGCCGTGGGAGCGATGCTTCTGATCACGTCTGTTATTTTATACGTTGATTATCGCTTTTTTATTGATCATCCATCACTAAGTTCGATCGTTTTCCTCATTTTAGTAATCAGTTTTTGTTTAAGTATATTCGCCTGTTTTCTGTTTCCCGTATATGCACACTTTGAGGTTGGTGTATGGGAGGGAATGAAGAAAAGCACGTTCATCTGTCTGTCTCATTTGCATTATGGATTCATCGCATGGGTTGGAACAGGAATGCTGATTACTTTGTATTTACTATTTTCGGGACTGTTAATCTTGGTAGGTGGCAGCACGATTGCCATGTTCTTAACCTACATCGGACAAAAAGTTTTTAAAACGATAGAGAAGAAATATTACTCATTAAATAAGGAAGCGAATGAACTAACATAG